A genomic region of Torulaspora delbrueckii CBS 1146 chromosome 7, complete genome contains the following coding sequences:
- the DDC1 gene encoding Ddc1p (similar to Saccharomyces cerevisiae DDC1 (YPL194W); ancestral locus Anc_6.200): MSFRAVISDPERQQLWFRTINVLATIYKDIRLTITPTEIIAWNLNSTDTTLCKVRFSSQFFEEYDFKPREIVFGASGVQTINDSHRRDHKLYSLQINGRHLTTISRKPDGDAIKNFTIAINNTSTCPDTLTNRLLVHVEMESLISKEYTPQFEPIKYDPIIIDLKYKRNFLDVYGSASASSTGHEEALDPKLVDIFTATRNELSNALFNDQPENNARNEDKLTVADEINYMCCNQALLKNFIDDCNANVTEEFKLEISVHKLVITAFTKAIYGKNNDILRNTMSLSNTISVNDLEHYCLFTTTDDTSDTAVQKKDQTKAIIFKLKDLKNFLSIGSTWKTTQSENLNIWFCRGGDPILIELKKNGVTLELVQVTDSNGSNITVEDHLARTVIKKAISPKKRKTQAANEDLASSRISPLRNQKSTAENRRSPLKEHLDATLAENQPRKLFVTDDSQETTTHRQWGRSDSNWTDDDLVSREPTEPAEEPTNPAPVRAERTGTTIEWGTRSLEPEENFSTLDRKSVLKREKLKHFKALTESEEPEGLGPTQISKPKGLFD, encoded by the coding sequence ATGTCATTCAGGGCCGTCATTTCTGATCCTGAGAGACAACAGCTTTGGTTTCGTACCATTAATGTTCTAGCCACCATCTACAAAGATATACGGCTAACTATAACACCGACAGAGATAATAGCATGGAATTTAAACAGCACGGATACAACGCTATGCAAAGTACGATTCTCCTCgcaattctttgaagagtaTGACTTTAAACCTAGAGAGATTGTATTTGGTGCAAGTGGTGTCCAGACGATAAATGACTCCCATCGAAGAGATCACAAGCTATACTCTTTGCAGATCAATGGTCGACATTTGACCACAATTTCACGAAAGCCAGACGGCGATGCGATCAAGAACTTCACGATAGCCATTAATAACACTTCAACATGTCCTGATACATTAACCAACCGGCTACTGGTACATGTTGAAATGGAGTCACTTATAAGCAAAGAATATACACCGCAGTTCGAGCCCATAAAGTATGATCCTATTATAATCGATCTTAAGTACAAGAGGAACTTTTTGGATGTTTATGGGTCTGCTAGTGCTTCGTCAACTGGTCATGAAGAGGCATTAGACCCTAAACTAGTGGATATCTTTACTGCGACAAGGAATGAGCTATCTAATgcacttttcaatgatcaACCAGAAAATAATGCGAGAAACGAGGATAAACTGACAGTTGCTGATGAGATCAACTACATGTGTTGCAACCAGGCgctgctgaagaatttcatcGACGATTGCAACGCCAATGTTACAGAAGAGTTTAAACTGGAAATTAGTGTCCATAAATTAGTCATCACTGCATTCACTAAGGCCATTTATGGCAAAAATAACGATATTCTGAGAAATACAATGAGTCTAAGCAACACCATAAGCGTCAACGATCTCGAACATTACTGTCTTTTCACTACAACCGACGACACGTCCGATACAGCGGTACAGAAAAAGGATCAGACAAAAGCTATTATCTTCAAGCTGAAGGATCTCAAGAATTTTCTGAGCATTGGATCGACATGGAAAACTACTCAAAGTGAGAACCTTAACATATGGTTCTGCCGCGGCGGGGACCCAATACTGatagagttgaaaaagaaTGGAGTAACTTTGGAGTTGGTTCAAGTGACAGACAGTAATGGCTCTAATATAACTGTTGAGGACCACTTGGCGAGAACTGTTATCAAGAAGGCTATATCTCcaaaaaagagaaagacGCAAGCTGCTAATGAGGACCTTGCATCGTCGCGTATAAGTCCGCTGAGGAACCAGAAATCTACCGCGGAAAATCGAAGAAGTCCTCTGAAGGAGCACCTGGATGCCACACTAGCAGAAAACCAGCCAAGGAAACTTTTTGTTACTGATGACTCGCAGGAGACTACAACACACAGGCAATGGGGCCGTTCTGATTCCAATTGGACTGATGACGATCTGGTAAGTCGAGAGCCTACCGAACCAGCAGAAGAGCCTACAAATCCTGCACCTGTTCGTGCTGAGAGGACGGGTACCACGATTGAATGGGGAACGAGGTCTTTGGAACCAGAAGAAAACTTCTCGACACTTGATAGAAAGAGTGTTTTAAAGAGAGAGAAGTTGAAgcatttcaaagctttGACTGAATCCGAGGAACCTGAGGGGCTGGGACCGACACAGATTTCAAAACCGAAGGGTTTATTCGACTGA
- the MPC1 gene encoding pyruvate transporter MPC1 (similar to Saccharomyces cerevisiae YGL080W; ancestral locus Anc_6.199) — MSQPAQRAATRSVIQKYINKETLKYVFTTHFWGPVSNFGIPIAAIYDLKKDPTVISGPMTGALVIYSAVFMKYALAVTPTNYLLFGCHLVNEAAQLGQGYRFLHYNYLADEDEKKAIDEKWSMPSK; from the coding sequence ATGTCTCAACCGGCTCAACGTGCAGCGACCAGATCGGTCATCCAGAAGtacatcaacaaagagacTCTAAAATATGTGTTCACAACTCATTTCTGGGGTCCTGTGTCGAATTTTGGTATACCCATTGCAGCAATCTACGATCTTAAGAAGGACCCTACAGTGATCTCGGGTCCAATGACAGGAGCTTTAGTGATATATTCTGCAGTTTTCATGAAATATGCTCTGGCTGTTACACCGACGAACTACCTTCTATTTGGTTGCCATCTTGTGAACGAAGCGGCACAATTAGGTCAGGGCTACAGGTTCCTGCACTACAATTATCTGGCAGACgaagatgagaagaaggCCATTGACGAGAAATGGAGCATGCCAAGTAAATGA
- the RSA1 gene encoding Rsa1p (similar to Saccharomyces cerevisiae RSA1 (YPL193W); ancestral locus Anc_6.198), with protein sequence MNYHSYQPYGNGSRPLPRPSSSGTLSGGSTLEPVNKRARLQQSPIPPIVYPPSSQPYLVQPYHVQQPYGVPMMPQPFARNQCSPEPSYREPVQAPKQQQKPVEDELEEEDDDENEEEDEDKGLLDSASVPVISVPGTSITLNTMEDITKWREERKKMWLLKISNNKLKHMQDMGIQEDELKGHRGPLQDAKKQKQFLQSIQSQVSRINPRSTLSVRVAQREMARENSKLLDFIEKLGDSNLLTYELTESEKENCLDLTIKTIGEKGITILHHLERISQTKITVIVNHFEKF encoded by the coding sequence ATGAATTATCACTCGTATCAGCCGTACGGGAATGGGTCTCGTCCGTTGCCCAGGCCGTCTTCGTCTGGGACGTTATCTGGTGGTTCTACATTAGAGCCGGTTAACAAAAGAGCGAGGTTGCAACAGTCACCAATCCCACCAATTGTGTATCCTCCGTCATCACAGCCCTATTTGGTTCAACCCTACCATGTTCAGCAACCTTACGGTGTTCCTATGATGCCACAACCTTTTGCGAGGAATCAATGCAGCCCAGAACCGTCCTATCGGGAACCTGTGCAAGCTCCCAAGCAGCAGCAGAAGCCAGTCGAGGACGAActcgaggaagaagatgatgatgaaaatgaagaagaggatgaggaCAAAGGCTTGCTGGACAGTGCTTCGGTCCCTGTGATTAGCGTGCCAGGGACGTCGATCACATTGAATACCATGGAGGATATAACCAAATGGAGAGAggaaaggaagaagatgtggttgttgaagatttcgaaTAACAAACTAAAGCACATGCAGGATATGGGGATCcaggaagatgaattgaaggGCCACAGAGGTCCTCTCCAGGATGCAAAGAAACAAAAACAgtttttgcaaagtattCAAAGCCAGGTGAGTCGAATCAATCCAAGATCAACGCTGAGTGTGCGAGTAGCTCAGAGAGAAATGGCTCGGGAAAATTCAAAACTGCTGgactttattgaaaaattgggaGATAGCAACTTACTCACCTATGAACTCACTGAAtcagagaaagaaaactgTTTGGATCTAACAATCAAAACGATAGGAGAGAAAGGAATAACAATACTCCATCATTTAGAAAGAATTTCACAAACAAAAATTACCGTCATCGTTAaccattttgaaaagttctAG
- the PRM3 gene encoding pheromone-regulated protein PRM3 (similar to Saccharomyces cerevisiae PRM3 (YPL192C); ancestral locus Anc_6.197): MSSSEFDSDSSIDHNVKRLIRRPRDDSEKSKINANDSLAAVTVKKRRPAGKVGKPSAVLRNSRPNSQNEPRRGQVRSSNINDQTRGSNSFYQGALLGSFLGATLTTVVTNLVARTFQNG, translated from the coding sequence ATGTCGAGTTCTGAATTTGATTCTGATTCGAGCATTGACCACAACGTGAAGAGGCTCATTAGACGTCCTCGAGATGATTCCGAAAAATCCAAAATAAATGCAAATGACTCACTGGCAGCAGTTACGGTCAAGAAACGAAGGCCAGCTGGTAAAGTTGGTAAACCAAGTGCTGTGCTGAGGAATTCACGACCAAATTCACAAAATGAACCTCGCCGAGGTCAAGTCAGGTCGTCAAATATAAATGATCAAACAAGAGGTTCTAATTCATTTTATCAAGGCGCTCTTCTGGGGTCATTTTTGGGAGCCACCTTGACCACTGTAGTGACGAACCTGGTCGCTagaacttttcaaaatggtTAA